In one Silene latifolia isolate original U9 population chromosome 10, ASM4854445v1, whole genome shotgun sequence genomic region, the following are encoded:
- the LOC141609366 gene encoding cucumisin-like, translating into MSSLSVICYLYFIITLLVFISFADKQQLKQDYIVYLGAKINGLERNLLAKQHIHLLQNVCATNEAEFNHIRSYHRSFNAFAAKLTLQQASAISEREDVVSVFPSRKLEMFTTRSWDFVGLTSIAKRKTSESEIIVGVLDSGIWPESESFNDRKLRPPPSKWKGICQTSANFSCNNKIIGARVYSLSNSSFDGKHDIKTPRDFKGHGTHVASIAAGVPTKHTTSFYGLAKGTARGAVPRARLAIYKICSIYRCDSIDMLAAFDDAVADGVDIISVSLGTTDSMLDYTDDAIAIGSFHAMQHGVLTVAAVGNSGPYAGGATNVAPWILSVAASTIDRKFTTKVKLGDGRSFRGTSINTFDTKHFYPLIWKSSCYDDQKDIKGKIVVCSEGRIGNGKESLGVKGYIIIDMCDEDEPYVTPLSAVCLPKDIGSKIYSYINRSSEPKARILKTKQIVNVGAPRVATFSSRGPNMITPDILKPDVTAPGVDILAAWPNDLAPTKMKVDHRVTNFNILSGTSMSCAHVTGVAAYVKEFNPSFSPAAIKSAIMTTATPMSRERNEEEEFAYGSGQINPQKAIAPGLIYNLTESKYIRFLCAHGYKTKTIRMMTRDKARRCPKNATQSHLDTNYPSITLVSGSMALLSGTFHRTLTSVETRPSTYRVSVIAPPSLMIVVEPKVLCFEYLGHEQSFTAEVTANLESTFILSGSINWENEVHQVRSPVVAYKLPAP; encoded by the exons ATGTCATCTCTTTCTGTTATTTGCTATTTGTACTTCATAATAACATTACtagtatttatttcttttgctgaTAAACAACAACTTAAGCAAGATTACATTGTATACTTGGGAGCCAAGATTAATGGATTAGAAAGAAACTTGTTAGCCAAGCAACACATCCACCTTCTTCAAAATGTTTGTGCTACTAATGAAGCTGAATTCAATCATATACGTAGCTACCACAGAAGCTTCAACGCTTTCGCCGCTAAACTCACTTTACAACAAGCTTCCGCTATTTCTG AACGGGAAGACGTGGTCTCGGTTTTCCCAAGTAGAAAACTTGAGATGTTCACGACACGATCATGGGATTTTGTGGGGTTGACGTCTATTGCGAAGCGTAAGACAAGTGAAAGTGAGATAATTGTAGGAGTATTGGACAGCGGGATTTGGCCGGAGTCGGAGAGTTTTAACGACAGGAAGCTACGTCCACCGCCTTCTAAGTGGAAGGGTATTTGTCAAACTTCCGCCAACTTCTCTTGTAACAA CAAAATAATAGGAGCACGGGTGTACTCTTTGTCAAATTCAAGCTTTGATGGCAAACATGATATCAAAACCCCAAGAGATTTTAAAGGCCATGGCACTCACGTTGCTTCCATAGCTGCAGGCGTGCCAACCAAACATACGACAAGCTTCTACGGGCTGGCTAAGGGTACAGCCCGTGGTGCGGTCCCTAGGGCTCGCTTAGCCATTTACAAAATCTGTTCGATCTATAGGTGCGATAGCATTGACATGCTTGCAGCATTTGATGATGCTGTGGCTGATGGTGTGGATATTATATCCGTGTCCCTTGGCACGACCGACTCTATGTTGGACTACACAGATGATGCTATTGCAATCGGGTCATTCCATGCTATGCAACATGGCGTCTTGACCGTTGCTGCTGTTGGCAACTCTGGCCCATATGCTGGTGGAGCGACTAATGTCGCGCCTTGGATTTTGTCAGTTGCTGCAAGTACCATCGATCGCAAGTTTACAACCAAAGTTAAGTTGGGAGATGGACGGTCTTTTCGAGGAACCTCCATAAACACCTTCGACACCAAACACTTCTACCCATTGATTTGGAAAAG TTCATGCTATGATGACCAGAAGGACATCAAAGGCAAAATAGTAGTGTGTAGTGAAGGCAGGATAGGAAACGGGAAAGAATCGTTGGGAGTAAAAGGGTATATTATTATCGATATGTGCGATGAAGACGAACCTTATGTTACTCCTTTATCTGCTGTTTGTTTGCCCAAAGACATTGGCTCCAAAATTTACTCATATATCAATCGCTCAAG TGAGCCTAAGGCAAGAATATTGAAGACAAAACAAATTGTTAACGTGGGTGCACCAAGAGTAGCCACATTCTCGTCGAGAGGTCCCAATATGATCACCCCTGATATCCTCAAG CCGGACGTGACAGCACCAGGAGTAGACATTCTGGCAGCTTGGCCGAATGATCTAGCACCTACTAAAATGAAAGTAGATCACCGGGTAACCAATTTCAACATATTGTCTGGAACTTCAATGTCATGTGCGCATGTCACGGGTGTTGCGGCTTATGTCAAAGAGTTCAACCCGTCATTTTCACCTGCTGCTATCAAGTCAGCTATCATGACAACAG CTACGCCCATGAGTCGAGAAAGAAACGAAGAAGAGGAATTTGCATACGGTAGTGGCCAAATCAATCCTCAGAAGGCAATTGCCCCGGGGCTGATTTATAACTTGACAGAATCGAAGTATATAAGATTCCTCTGCGCCCACGGTTACAAGACCAAAACGATCAGAATGATGACCAGGGATAAGGCGAGGAGGTGTCCCAAGAATGCAACACAGTCACACTTAGACACGAATTATCCGTCTATTACACTAGTAAGTGGGTCGATGGCTTTGTTATCTGGGACATTCCATAGGACATTGACGAGTGTCGAAACTCGTCCGTCCACCTACAGAGTCAGTGTGATAGCACCTCCATCCCTGATGATTGTCGTTGAACCCAAAGTTTTATGCTTCGAGTACTTGGGGCACGAGCAATCTTTCACAGCTGAGGTTACGGCCAATCTTGAAAGCACCTTTATCCTTTCGGGCTCCATCAACTGGGAGAATGAAGTCCATCAGGTGAGGAGCCCTGTGGTCGCCTACAAACTCCCAGCTCCATGA